One Mercurialis annua linkage group LG3, ddMerAnnu1.2, whole genome shotgun sequence DNA window includes the following coding sequences:
- the LOC126672110 gene encoding TOM1-like protein 1: MSDNLMDKVSAFGERLKIGGTEVGKKMTAGMSSMSFKVKELFQGPNQADKLVEDATAETLEEPDWAMNLDLCDMINHERVSSVELIRGVKKRVMIKNARVQYLALVLLETIVKNCEKAFSEVAAERVLDEMVKLIDDPQTVINNRNKALMMIESWGESTSELRYLPVYEETYKSLRSRGIRFPGRDNESLAPIFTPARSVSAAEVDASLAQQIQHDIPVLSFTAEQTKEAFDVARNSIELLTTVLSSSPQQDALQDDLTTTLFQQCRQSQFTVQRIIETAGDNEALLFEALNVNDEIQKVLTKYEELNKPPAVSSEPEPAMIPVAVEPDESPVHAREDALVRKPAGSRGGAPGGFNDDMMDDLDEMIFGKKSGSTSEGARDPKKQQSSKDDLISF, from the exons ATGAGTGACAATTTGATGGATAAAGTAAGTGCTTTCGGGGAGCGTCTCAAGATTGGAGGCACTGAGGTGGGCAAAAAGATGACAGCGGGTATGAGCTCGATGAGCTTTAAAGTAAAGGAGTTGTTCCAAGGTCCGAACCAGGCTGATAAACTTGTCGAGGATGCTACGGCGGAGACTCTTGAAGAGCCTGATTGGGCTATGAATCTTGATTTATGTGATATGATTAATCATGAAAGAGTTAGTAGTGTGGAGTTAATTCGTGGGGTAAAGAAACGCGTTATGATTAAGAATGCTAGGGTGCAGTATCTGGCCTTGGTTTTACTTGAAACGATTGTTAAGAATTGTGAGAAGGCTTTTTCGGAGGTTGCAGCTGAGAGGGTACTTGATGAAATGGTGAAGCTGATTGATGATCCTCAAACTGTTATCAATAATAGGAATAAGGCTCTCATGATGATCGAGTCGTGGGGTGAATCAACTAGTGAGCTGCGATATTTACCTGTTTATGAAGAAACATACAAG AGTTTAAGATCGAGGGGTATTCGATTCCCGGGTCGTGATAATGAGAGTTTGGCACCCATCTTTACACCAGCTCGTTCAGTTTCAGCAGCTGAAGTGGATGCTAGTCTTGCACAGCAAATCCAGCATGATATACCAGTGCTAAGCTTCACAGCTGAACAAACAAAGGAAGCGTTTGATGTGGCGAGAAACAGTATTGAACTTTTGACAACAGTGTTGTCATCCTCTCCCCAACAAGATGCATTACAG GATGATTTGACAACAACACTTTTCCAGCAATGTCGTCAGTCACAATTTACTGTCCAAAGAATTATCGAGACAGCAGGAGATAACGAGGCCTTACTCTTTGAAGCCTTGAATGTCAACGATGAGATCCAGAAAGTTCTCACCAAGTATGAAGAGTTGAATAAGCCACCGGCAGTTTCTTCCGAGCCAGAACCTGCTATGATTCCCGTTGCTGTTGAGCCTGATGAGTCGCCTGTCCACGCAAGAGAAGATGCCCTGGTTAGGAAACCAGCAGGTTCACGGGGAGGAGCTCCTGGAGGATTCAACGATGACATGATGGATGATCTTGATGAGATGATCTTTGGTAAGAAAAGCGGCAGCACATCCGAGGGAGCGcgtgatccgaagaaacaacAATCTTCAAAGGATGATCTCATAAGCTTCTGA
- the LOC126674047 gene encoding uncharacterized protein LOC126674047, protein MDFSWLSAILVGAGCLALGYCIGSRKPGFFFLRAVKVGNKDANFSSSNKKNGNKKAKEPLEIEKLADLLDDFKMILVVRNDLKMGKGKIAAQCSHATLGLYKKLHNRAPKALERWEMCAQPKVVVKIESEEDMLVLQEKAKSLKLPTHITIDAGRTQIAPNSRTVMAILGPVEVVDDVTGGLKLL, encoded by the exons ATGGATTTCAGCTGGCTCAGTGCCATTTTAGTAGGAGCAGGCTGTCTTGCTCTGGGTTACTGCATTGGTTCGAGAAAACCCGGTTTTTTCTTTCTTAGAGCTGTTAAAGTGGGTAATAAAGATGCTAACTTTAGTAGCTCAAACAAGAAAAATGGTAATAAGAAGGCTAAAGAGCCTCTTGAAATTGAGAAGCTTGCTGATCTTCTTGATGATtttaaaatg ATTTTGGTTGTTAGAAATGATCTTAAGATGGGGAAAGGAAAAATTGCTGCTCAATGCAG TCATGCAACTCTAGGCCTATATAAGAAGCTTCACAATCGGGCACCGAAAGCTTTAGAGAG GTGGGAGATGTGTGCACAACCAAAGGTCGTCGTAAAAATTGAAAGCGAGGAGGATATGCTTGTATTGCAA GAGAAGGCTAAATCACTTAAATTACCAACTCATATTACCATAGATGCTGGAAGAACACAGATTGCTCCAA ATTCAAGAACGGTGATGGCAATTCTTG GTCCTGTTGAAGTGGTTGATGACGTGACAGGCGGACTGAAGCTTTTGTAG
- the LOC126674046 gene encoding wall-associated receptor kinase 2-like yields the protein MLEIYMHYLMKAKMMFLVLLLVALRVSTADVLSDNCRNKCGDVDVPYPFGINFTSGIKNEPTCSLNNFFMFTCNTSFSPPRLMFGRNMPIHNISVEEGAISVQIDAAFRCYNRTGLRRGFAQSITLGGGPFRFSDSRNKLTTIGCDTLALMKDKEATFGSGCISFCSSNITLEGSCSGFGCCQTPIPQSLKTLNIDLRSPNNHSDVLLFNPCEFAFLADERTFNVSKLQLSAQPVQPVKSDVVIEWVVREETCEVAQSGSQYACAANSYCVYSYNGNGYRCICKDGFTGNPYLPQGCQDIDECKEPEKYKCDGNCKNTIGNYTCQCPLGMRGDAKVGCRGMNITAIAAIVGSALSVVIMAVLVIIIYKRRTKEKNFLENGGLLLKHQRVRLFSEAELAKATKNYDATQLLGEGGFGYVYRGTLADNTQIAVKKPKDIDKAQINQEYQHEIGIVSQVNHKNVVKILGLCLETKVPLLVYEFISNGTLFHHIHHNKAPILANWRNRLSIAVETALALDYLHSLADPPIIHGDVKSSNILLDDTYTAKVSDFGASVLISSGQSDIGAKIQGTFGYLDPEYLMTGNLTEKSDVYSFGVVLVELLTGEKPNSSARSGEHVIQYFLSSLENRKLKEILCFGVTNEQQMEEIEVFAEIAKQCLRSCGVKRPSMKQVAEELGRLKRLNDSSWNDDDQTCQETHHLLAQSPYCSIDMGTSESKQHEILSLRTFELEYSTDSI from the exons ATGCTAGAAATttatatgcattatttgatgAAGGCAAAGATGATGTTCCTTGTGTTGTTGTTAGTGGCTTTACGGGTATCGACGGCCGATGTACTATCTGATAATTGTCGTAATAAATGTGGAGATGTTGATGTTCCATATCCATTTGGAATCAACTTCACTTCTGGGATCAAGAACGAGCCTACTTGCAGCTTAAACAATTTCTTTATGTTTACCTGTAATACCAGTTTCAGTCCTCCTCGACTAATGTTCGGCAGAAACATGCCTATTCACAACATATCAGTTGAGGAAGGCGCAATCTCTGTACAAATCGACGCAGCATTCAGATGTTACAACCGGACAGGGCTACGAAGGGGATTCGCCCAGTCTATCACCCTGGGAGGAGGGCCCTTCAGGTTCTCTGATTCACGAAATAAGCTCACCACTATCGGGTGTGATACGTTAGCTTTGATGAAAGATAAAGAAGCCACTTTCGGTAGCGGCTGCATATCGTTTTGCAGTAGTAATATTACTCTAGAGGGCTCCTGCTCTGGTTTTGGATGCTGCCAAACTCCAATACCTCAAAGTCTTAAGACGTTAAATATTGATCTTCGAAGTCCGAACAATCACAGCGATGTTTTGCTTTTCAATCCATGTGAATTTGCATTTCTAGCAGATGAAAGGACTTTCAATGTTTCCAAGCTTCAGCTTTCTGCTCAGCCAGTCCAACCTGTAAAATCTGATGTTGTGATTGAATGGGTGGTAAGAGAGGAGACCTGTGAGGTAGCACAGTCCGGTTCCCAATATGCGTGTGCTGCTAATTCTTACTGCGTCTACTCGTACAACGGAAATGGATATCGTTGCATATGCAAAGATGGATTCACAGGAAATCCATATCTCCCTCAAGGATGTCAAG ATATTGATGAGTGCAAGGAACCAGAAAAGTACAAATGCGATGGTAATTGCAAAAACACAATTGGAAACTACACATGCCAGTGTCCTCTTGGGATGCGCGGTGATGCTAAAGTTGGTTGTCGAGGAATGAACATCACAGCTATTGCAGCAA TTGTTGGATCGGCTTTGTCCGTTGTGATTATGGCTGTGTTGGTCATCATCATCTACAAGAGAAGAACAAAGGAGAAGAACTTCTTAGAGAATGGAGGTTTGTTGTTAAAGCATCAACGAGTAAGACTTTTTAGTGAAGCAGAGTTGGCAAAGGCAACCAAGAATTATGATGCAACTCAGCTTCTGGGCGAAGGAGGTTTTGGATATGTTTACAGAGGTACTTTAGCAGATAATACACAGATTGCGGTCAAGAAGCCAAAAGATATCGACAAGGCCCAAATAAATCAAGAGTATCAACACGAAATAGGGATCGTTTCACAGGTCAATCACAAGAATGTGGTGAAGATATTGGGGTTATGTTTGGAAACTAAAGTTCCTCTGTTAGTTTATGAGTTCATTTCCAACGGAACTCTTTTTCATCACATCCATCACAACAAAGCTCCAATCCTGGCAAACTGGCGAAACCGTTTGAGCATAGCTGTAGAGACTGCACTTGCACTTGACTATCTGCACTCTTTAGCAGACCCGCCCATTATTCACGGAGATGTCAAGTCTTCAAACATACTTTTAGACGATACTTACACTGCCAAAGTATCTGATTTCGGCGCATCAGTGCTAATTTCTTCGGGACAGTCTGATATTGGTGCAAAAATTCAAGGGACTTTTGGGTATTTGGATCCTGAGTATCTTATGACAGGTAATTTAACAGAAAAAAGCGATGTATATAGCTTCGGAGTTGTCCTTGTCGAACTCTTAACAGGGGAGAAACCCAACTCTAGTGCAAGATCAGGAGAGCACGTCATTCAGTACTTCCTTTCATCTTTGGAAAATCGTAAACTTAAGGAAATACTTTGTTTCGGTGTTACTAATGAACAACAAATGGAAGAGATTGAAGTTTTTGCAGAGATTGCGAAACAATGCCTGCGTAGCTGTGGTGTGAAAAGGCCGAGTATGAAGCAAGTGGCCGAGGAACTTGGCAGGTTGAAGAGGCTGAACGATAGCAGTTGGAATGATGATGATCAAACTTGCCAAGAAACTCACCACTTGTTAGCTCAATCGCCTTACTGCTCTATTGACATGGGAACTTCGGAATCCAAGCAACATGAAATCCTTAGTTTAAGAACGTTTGAACTCGAGTATTCTACTGATAGTATATAA